In the Moraxella osloensis genome, one interval contains:
- the fabZ gene encoding 3-hydroxyacyl-ACP dehydratase FabZ yields the protein MDFDKLIDEDIVSLAQIGVILPLNAVVLRDYLPHRYPFMLLDRVTAVKPNEWITGLKNITINEPFFNGHFPEEPIMPGVLMIEAMAQVAGVLGFISKNVKPRDGYIYLFAGVDKVRFKRQVIPGDQLILRAKKTMERHSIYKFSCTACVGDELAASAEITIAEQRTQYHQT from the coding sequence ATGGATTTTGATAAGTTGATTGATGAAGACATCGTAAGCCTTGCACAGATTGGGGTGATATTACCTCTCAATGCCGTTGTGTTACGTGATTATCTGCCTCACCGTTATCCTTTTATGCTATTAGACAGAGTCACTGCGGTAAAACCCAATGAGTGGATTACCGGTCTTAAAAATATCACCATTAACGAGCCTTTTTTTAACGGTCACTTTCCTGAAGAGCCTATCATGCCAGGCGTCTTAATGATTGAAGCCATGGCGCAGGTAGCGGGTGTGCTAGGTTTTATCAGCAAAAATGTCAAACCAAGAGATGGTTATATTTATCTGTTCGCTGGGGTCGATAAAGTGCGTTTCAAACGTCAAGTCATCCCCGGTGATCAGCTCATTTTACGCGCCAAAAAGACCATGGAGCGTCACAGTATCTATAAATTTAGTTGTACAGCGTGCGTGGGCGATGAGTTGGCAGCGAGTGCCGAAATTACCATTGCAGAGCAGCGTACCCAATATCACCAGACATGA
- the lpxA gene encoding acyl-ACP--UDP-N-acetylglucosamine O-acyltransferase codes for MTIHPTAIIDATATIHPSVKIGPYCIIGEHVTIGAQTVLHPHVVISKFTRIGERNQIFQFASIGEDCQDLKYQGEETWLEIGDDNRIREACSIHRGTVQDKGITRVGSRNLFMVNTHIAHDCVIGSDNIVANNVGIAGHVRIGNHVIVGGNSGIHQFCSIDDYSLIGGASLILKDVAAFNMVSGNPAKSHGLNIEGMRRKGWSKQTIDYLRQAYRVIFRSGLTKEEAIVAVSEQLLPQEPLVQLLLDSLIHSERGLVR; via the coding sequence ATGACGATTCACCCAACGGCGATTATTGATGCCACTGCAACGATACACCCGTCGGTCAAGATAGGGCCGTATTGTATTATTGGTGAACATGTCACAATTGGGGCACAGACCGTGCTTCACCCCCATGTCGTCATTAGCAAGTTTACCCGTATCGGTGAGCGTAACCAGATTTTTCAATTCGCTAGCATCGGCGAAGATTGCCAAGATCTCAAATACCAAGGCGAGGAGACGTGGCTAGAAATTGGCGATGACAATCGCATTCGAGAAGCCTGTAGCATTCATCGCGGCACGGTACAAGATAAAGGCATCACACGCGTTGGTAGCCGTAATCTGTTTATGGTCAATACCCATATTGCGCACGATTGCGTGATTGGGAGCGACAACATTGTGGCTAATAATGTGGGGATTGCAGGGCATGTCCGCATCGGTAACCATGTGATTGTCGGTGGTAATTCAGGTATTCACCAATTTTGTAGCATTGATGATTATAGTTTGATTGGTGGTGCCAGCTTGATTTTAAAAGATGTTGCGGCTTTTAACATGGTATCGGGCAACCCTGCCAAAAGCCATGGTCTTAATATCGAAGGCATGCGCCGCAAAGGTTGGTCAAAGCAGACTATTGATTATCTGCGACAAGCTTATCGGGTGATTTTCCGTTCAGGACTGACCAAAGAAGAAGCCATTGTCGCGGTGAGCGAGCAGCTATTACCCCAAGAACCTTTGGTACAATTACTATTGGATTCCCTGATTCATAGCGAACGTGGTTTAGTCAGATAA
- the tgt gene encoding tRNA guanosine(34) transglycosylase Tgt produces the protein MQFTLHKTATGESRARRGTVHLAHGDVQTPAFMPVGTYGTVKGMLPRDIHEIGAEIILGNTFHLWLRPTTDVIDKFGGLHDFIGWNKPILTDSGGFQVFSLGAMRKIKEEGVHFRSPIDGAKVFLSPEISMQIQYSLNSDIVMQFDECTPYPATPSEADTSLELSLRWGERCKNEHEKLGNKNALFGIIQGSMYRNLREKSLEGLLAIGFDGYAIGGLSVGEPKEEMMAVLDYLPDDMPADKPRYLMGVGKPEDIVEAVRRGVDMFDCVMPTRNARNGHYFTTFGAVKIKNAVHRFDQSPLDSACDCYTCQNFSRAYLHHLFKCNEMLSAQLGTIHNLRYYQRLMADIRQSIEDDKFDAFVDTFYQQQNLPKPDLHLT, from the coding sequence ATGCAATTTACCTTACATAAAACCGCTACAGGCGAGAGCCGTGCTCGCCGTGGTACGGTTCATCTCGCTCATGGCGATGTGCAAACCCCTGCCTTTATGCCTGTCGGTACTTATGGTACTGTCAAAGGCATGCTGCCGCGGGATATCCACGAAATCGGTGCCGAAATCATCTTGGGTAATACCTTTCATTTGTGGCTACGCCCAACGACCGATGTCATTGACAAATTTGGCGGCTTACATGACTTTATCGGTTGGAATAAGCCGATTTTAACTGATTCGGGCGGTTTTCAAGTCTTTAGTCTAGGCGCAATGCGTAAAATTAAAGAAGAAGGTGTCCATTTTCGCTCGCCGATTGATGGCGCAAAAGTATTTTTATCCCCCGAAATATCGATGCAAATTCAATACTCACTGAACTCAGACATCGTCATGCAGTTTGATGAATGCACGCCTTATCCTGCAACGCCTAGCGAAGCGGATACATCGCTTGAACTATCGCTGCGTTGGGGCGAGCGCTGTAAAAATGAGCATGAAAAACTGGGTAACAAGAATGCTTTGTTTGGTATCATCCAAGGCAGTATGTATCGCAACCTTCGCGAAAAGTCCCTAGAAGGGTTGCTCGCTATTGGCTTTGATGGTTATGCCATTGGTGGACTGTCAGTCGGTGAGCCAAAAGAAGAAATGATGGCGGTGCTTGATTACTTACCCGATGATATGCCTGCCGACAAGCCCCGTTATTTGATGGGCGTGGGTAAACCTGAAGATATCGTGGAAGCGGTACGCCGCGGTGTTGATATGTTTGATTGCGTGATGCCAACCCGTAATGCACGAAATGGTCATTATTTCACCACTTTTGGCGCCGTTAAAATTAAAAATGCGGTGCACCGTTTTGACCAAAGTCCGCTTGATAGTGCGTGTGATTGCTATACTTGTCAGAATTTCAGCCGCGCCTATTTGCATCATTTATTTAAATGCAATGAAATGCTATCGGCACAGTTGGGCACCATACACAATTTGCGCTACTATCAGCGCTTGATGGCAGATATTCGTCAGTCTATTGAAGATGATAAATTTGATGCGTTTGTCGATACTTTTTATCAGCAGCAAAACTTACCAAAACCTGATTTGCATTTGACCTAA
- a CDS encoding HNH endonuclease, with amino-acid sequence MYQYLPNVCYYCGIKLQPNTLTKEHVPPKVFFPNTDRDNLITVPSCHLHNSGKSNDDEYLFQMLSIQILANEKGQNLGTEKGVASIRRNRKFMKELAKNASVVYVDEEKNGKLKPTFAFNIDDTRISNSIQAIARALYFFEFNKVFLGKITDYNASLISLDENNSIEINQSLENTRKVIERNFNHVEKKGSNQEIFYYQFLEVYPYLGFSYALKLCFYEGINFVVLFRENLKTKIKPLIISLHKML; translated from the coding sequence ACCAAATGTTTGTTATTACTGCGGTATTAAATTACAACCTAATACCTTAACAAAAGAACACGTTCCGCCCAAAGTCTTTTTCCCTAATACCGATAGAGATAACCTTATCACTGTTCCATCCTGTCACTTGCATAATTCTGGAAAATCAAATGATGATGAATATTTATTTCAAATGCTTTCAATACAAATTTTAGCTAATGAAAAGGGGCAAAACTTAGGAACAGAAAAAGGAGTGGCGAGTATTCGCAGAAATCGAAAGTTTATGAAAGAACTTGCAAAGAATGCGAGTGTAGTTTACGTTGATGAAGAAAAAAATGGAAAACTAAAACCAACATTTGCCTTTAATATCGATGACACTCGGATTTCTAACAGCATTCAAGCCATAGCAAGGGCTTTGTATTTTTTTGAATTTAATAAGGTATTTTTAGGAAAAATTACTGATTACAATGCGTCACTTATTTCCCTAGATGAAAACAACTCAATAGAAATTAACCAGTCACTAGAAAACACAAGAAAAGTGATAGAAAGAAATTTTAATCATGTTGAAAAGAAAGGTTCTAATCAAGAAATTTTTTACTATCAGTTTTTAGAAGTTTATCCATATTTAGGTTTTTCATATGCTCTAAAATTATGCTTTTATGAAGGCATAAATTTTGTTGTATTGTTTAGAGAAAACTTAAAAACTAAAATTAAGCCTTTGATTATTAGTTTGCATAAAATGCTATAA